The sequence below is a genomic window from Thermodesulfobium sp. 4217-1.
TATATGTATTATTGGGATGAAGACCTCGTTTACAAGAGGCTTGATCACAGGATGTCTGATGCTTACAAAAATGTTTTAAATGCTGCTAAGGAGTATGGCATCAGCATGCGTCAGGCTGCTTATGTGGTGGCTATCAAGAGAGTTATAGAAGTAATGAAACTAAGAGGTTGGTGCTAACTAAATTTTGAAGGGGATCGCAGCACCCCCTTTTTAATGTTTTAATTCCAATTAGACAGTCTAAAGGAGCATTTATTATGGATTATTTATCGTTTGTGGAAGGAAAGAAAGCAGAATTTTTAGATGATTTAAAAAAAATTTTGACCTATCCGAGCATAATGGGAGAAAAGGTTGATGGGGCACCATTTGGTGTGGAAGTTAGAAAGTGTCTGGATGAAACTTTAAAGATTGCGAGCAGAATGGGATTTAAAACTTTTGTGGTAAATGATGCAGTAGGGGTAGTAGAATATGGTGACTCTGAAGATTACGTGGCATCTTTGGCGCACCTCGATGTAGTACCTGTTGGTGATGGTTGGGATAGCGATCCGTTTGTTGGTAGAATTGAAGGGGATAAAATATTCGCCAGAGGAACAATTGATGACAAAGGACCTGCCATTGCATCTCTTTATTCTTTATACGCAATAAAGGAATTGGGAGCCAAGATAGATAAGAAGATAAGGCTTTTGTTTGGCACCAATGAAGAAGAAGGTTCAAACGATATGCCACTTTATCTTGCAAAAGAAAAGCCCCCTATATATGCTTTTTCTCCAGATGCAGAGTTTCCCGTAATCCACTCTGAAAAGGGGATGGTCTTTGTTAGAGTTTCTTGGAAATTTGATCAAAAGAATGATGGAGTAGTTGTTGAAGAGATTGTTGGAGGCACAAAAGCTAATGTGGTACCAGATAAGGCAACTGCTGTTCTAAGCAATGTGGATAAAGAAGTAGTATCTAATTTAATAAAGGAATTTGAAGCACAATATCCTTATAAATGGAACGTTCAATACGATAGTAAGATACGTGTACAGTGTCAGGGAATAAGCACACATGCGGCACATCCAGAAACTGGTTTGAACGCCGTAATGGGTCTAATCGTATTTCTTTCTAAACTATCATTGAATTCAGGAGTGAAAAATACTTTTGATTGGCTTGCTGCCTACATCGATAGCGAGACAGATGCAAAAAAGTTTGGAATTTTCTGTGAGGACAAATACGGAAAGTTAACTTTCAATGTGGGAATTGTTGATTTTAAAAACAGCACTCTATCATTGGATATAAATTATAGGACTCCTGTAACTTTGGATTATGATGCAATTAATGAAAAATTTGTAAAAATTATTGGGCAGACAGGTGCCAAAATTGAATTTGTGTTAAAAGATAGACCGCTTTTCTACCCAGAGGATCATTTTCTGGTTAAAACTTTGTTAGAGATATATAGAAAGCATGTAAACTCCACTACGCCTCCACTTTCTATTGGTGGCGGTACATATTCAAAACACATACCAAACACTGTTTCTTTTGGACCACTCTTTGAAGGCAAGCAAGACATGTGTCATGAGGCGAATGAATATGCAAGTATTTCAGACTTAATTACGTGTTCTGCAATATATGCTGAAGCCATGGTGAAATTATCTGTTAATAAATAGTTTGTAGCTTTTAGTAAAAATCTATTAAAAACTAGCAGTATATTATTATGAAAGGTGATTGATATGGAAGAGAGAAAAAAGTTAAATTATCTTAATGTTTCAGGGGAAGACTACGTACCTTATATATCTGCAGATAAGGTTATTCCTGAGTTTACTATAACTGCTATTGCCATTGGTGTTTTTTTGGCGATATTATTCGGAGCTGCAGATGCGTATCTTGGAATGAAAGCAGGATTGACAGTTAGTGCGAGTATCCCTGCTGCAGTAATGTCTATGGGCGTTTTAAAGGGGATATTCAGAAGGGGTACTATTCTTGAAAATACTATTGCTCAGACAATTGCATCTGCAGGTGAAGCAATTGCATCAGGTGTAATATTTACATTGCCTGCTTTATTTATTTGGGGATACAATCCAGGTCTTTTAGAGCTTAATACTATGGCTCTATTGGGTGGCATCTTGGGCGTTGTTTTAATGGTGCCTCTTAGAAAGCTTTTGATAGTAAACGAACACCACAACTTGCCTTATCCAGAAGGCACAGCTTGTGCTGAGGTTTTGGTTGCTGGAGATCAAGGTGGAAGTAGCGCAAAAACTGTATTTTGGGGCATCGGAATTGGTGCATTGTACCAATTTCTAATGGATGGTTTAGGACTTTGGAACGAGAGCCCTGATTGGGGTATTCCTGGTCTAAAGGGAGCTGGTATCGGTTTTGATACGCTGCCTGCTCTTTTAGGTGTAGGATTTATTATCGGTCCTAAGGCATCTTTTTATATGTTTGCAGGCGGCATACTTAGCTGGCTTGTGTTAATGCCTTTGATTTCATATTTCGGTAGTGGTTTGACAACTCCAATTTATCCATCGACAGTGCCTATAGCTCAGATGGGTTATTGGGCTCTATGGAGCACATATATTCGTTACGTAGGTGCTGGAGCTGTTGCAGTGGGTGGCTTCATTACTCTTATAAGGTCCTTGCCTACTATACTTGGTTCTTTTGACGCTACAATCAAAGGTCTAAGCAAAAATAAGGGAACTAATGTTGTAAAAGACATTCGTACTCAAAGAGATACGCCATTTTTGATACTTCTCATTATTGTGGGTATCATATTTTTCTATACAGCTCTTACCCCTCAGTTTAACATTGGATTCTTAGGCTCGTTTCTTATGCTAATATTTGCTTTCTTCTTTACGACTGTGTCTTCTAGAATCGTAGGCATTATCGGTTCATCTAGCAACCCTGTGTCAGGTATGACGATAGGAACCATTATTTTGGTAGCTGTAATATTTAGGTTGTGCGGATGGGTCGGAGATACCGCAATGGTAGCAACCCTTATAACAGGCGCTCTTGTCTGTATTTCTATTTGTGTTGCTGGTGACACATCTCAAGACCTTAAAACTGCATTCCTAGTAGGTGGCACTCCAAGAGCACAGCAATATGGAATGATCATAGGCGCTGTTGCTTCATCGTTTGTAATCGGTTCAGTTTTAGTTATGCTTGGTCATGCATACGGTTTTGGTACGAAGGACTTGCCTGCACCTCAAGCTATGCTTATGGCTTTGATTATCAAAGGAGTAATCGGTGGCACTATGCCTTGGGCTCTCGTAGCTATAGGCGGTTTTGTCGCAATTGCTGCTGAGCTCTTAGGAATTTCTGTATTAGCTTTTGCTGTAGGAATGTATTTGCCAATTCCAACTTCTGCAGCAATTGCCACTGGTGGATTTTTGCATCTGATTCTTTCTAAGACAGTTAACAACAAAGAGAAGTTAAGAGCAAAGATAGAAGAAGGTGTTCTCTTGAATTCGGGATTAATAGCTGGCGGTTCTCTAATGGGCGTAATCCTTGCATTCTTGGTCTATGAAAATATTAATATTTCAGTTAACTTTACCTGGGGTGGCTTTGTGAATCCTATTTCTCTGCTATTCTATTTCCTCTTAGCTATCGGTGTTTATGTCTATTTGATGAACAAAAAAGTTGAGGTAGAGTAAAATATTGTTTGGTTTTAATAAAGATAAAGGCAATCTTTTAACGATGTACCCTGTTAAAAGTGTAAATGTTTCAGATGAAATGATAGACGGGCAGCTTCGGCTGACCGTCTATCATGCTGGTTTCTTCCGTAGAATATTTGAGAAATGGTTTCCAAATTACGGAAAGAGCTTTATTAATTTAGATAAATACGGTCAATTTGTTTGGCAACACTGCGATGGAAATTTTACTATAAACGATATTCTAATTAATATGCAAAAACAATTTGATGACAATTCAGAATTTGCACTTGAAAGGCTTATTGTTTTTATTAGGATTCTTGCTAGCAATAAACTAATTAAGCTAATGAGAACAAAATGAGGTATGCGTTATGAATATTGAGGTTTATATTTTAGGGACTCTCTCTTTTGCCGTTATGGGTGCGCTGCTTTATATATATGGATATAGGCGTTCTTATAAAATGCCGCAAGAGCTTCAAAAGCAGATTGCTATAAAGCTCGAAAAAAAAGCTATGTCATTTATTATTAAGAACGCTCAAGGAGTTACGGTAAAGTCTATTGCTAATGAGATTAAAGATGTAAAAGTTGGGAGTCATTTTCAAGGATATAGGTTTAGCGTAAAAGATTCGTTGGTTACTGCTCAGGCAGTTCTGGACAGACTGCTAGCAGCCAATAAGATTAAAAAAGTGATTGATGGTAAAATAGTAAAGTATTATCCTATCAGCGATGAGGAAGAAAAATAATGTTTATGGAGGGTTAAAGAGTGGATATCGCTTATACCTTGAAAAACGCATCTGAGAGAAGAAATGAACAGTTTAGGCCTGAAGGGCAGCTTTCTTTTGGTCAATTGAGAACGGATCATATGTTTTTGATTGATTATGAAAATTCAAATTGGAAAAACCCAAGAGTTGTGCCATATTCAAATATTCCGATTGCTCCTGGCGCTATATCAATACACTATGGACAGTCCCTTTTCGAAGGCGCAAAGGCTTTTATGCATGACGATGGTGAAATATATACATTTAGAATCGATAAGAATGCTAAAAGGTTAAATGTTTCAGCTGATATACTGTGTATGCCATCCCTTGATGAAGAGACTCAAATGAAAGGTGTCCATGCCCTAATAGATGTTGACAGACTGTGGTTTCCTCTGCAAGAGGGTGCATCACTCTATATAAGACCTTTTATGTTCGCAACAGAAGATTCTTTGGGGGTTCATCCATCTGGTAAATATATTTTTTGTGTAATACTTTCACCAAGCGGTGCTTATTATCCTGCTGGTTTTACAAAGCCAATAAAGCTTCTAATCACCAAAAAATTTCATAGAGCTGTAAGCGGGGGCACTGGTGCTGCAAAAGCTTCGGGCAACTATGCCGCTTCTTTGAAGGCTGGAGAATTTGCAAAAAAATTTGGTGCTAGTCAGGTGCTATTCCTTGATTCAGAAAACAAATATATTGAAGAGGCTGGAGCCATGAATCATTTTCACGTTGAAAAGGATGGAACGGTGGTTATACCAGAATTTACCGATACCATATTGAAGAGCATTACCTCTGAATCAATAATTGAGTTGCAAAAGGAAATAGGCCTGAAGGTTGTTCAAAGGAGAGTACCTCTTGATGAATTTATTGAAAGTGTGAAATCTGGAGATATTGTAGAAGCGGGTGGATTTGGTACTGCAGCAGTAATATCATCTGTGGGAGAATACGTCTTCGAAGACGGTTCATCAATTACAGTTGGAGATGGAAAAGTAGGCAAATTTGCTAAACAAATATATGAATATTATGTAGGAGTACAAACTGGCAAAATAAAAGGTCCTAATGGCTGGTTGAAAAAGGTTGAGAGAAATAGTCTTGGTTAATATTTCTTAATATTACATAGGAAATTATATTGGGGGATGAAAGAGTAAGATTATCTAGTTTGCAGCGCGATGATGAGTTAACATTTCCGCATTTTTATGTGGTAAGCGCATCAGCTGGTTCTGGCAAAACCTATACTTTAAGTATACGGTTTTGCCAGTTTTTGTTATCAACAAATATATCGAATAACGCTCTGCCAAATATAATAGCTTTGACTTTTACAAAAAATGCTGCAAACGAAATGAAACAGAGGATATTGGAATGGCTTAAGAAAATTAATTTAGGTTTATTAAATGAGCCAGATAAAAAAAACTTAACTGCTCTATTGTATGATTCTTTGGAAGATATAATGCTTCATTCTGAAAAAGCAATTGATCTGATTTTTGAAAATTTTAGTGAGTTTCAAGTAAGCACAATTGATAGTTTTATGGCAAAGATTTTTAGAGTTCTACCATTTGAAACAAACATTTTGGCGAACAATATAAAAATTGATAGTGATGAGATATTTGATTTTGCTATTGATAGGCTTATCCAAGAAATTGAATTTCAAAAGTTAGAAGAATACTTAAGGATTAATGAGACAAACAATATTATTAATTTCAATCCAAAAGAAGAAATAAAAAAAAATCTGTTAGATCTCTTGAATTTAGAGAATAAAAAATTAGGATACTTTAAGGAAAATAAGAATATTGAACCATCGATAAATGAAGTAAAAAGACTAATGAAATACTTGGCATCTTTAGCCGAACAAGGTCTGAAAAAGGGTTTGGCATTAAATGGGAAAATTCATGAAGAAAAATTTATAAAGCTTATTGATAAATTAAACAATCCTGAAATAAATATTGTGGGTATTATTAGGAAAATCTATAAAAGCTTTCCATTTAATAAAGAGAAAAGCGATATTTATAGTCATCTAAAGAAGGAATGGGACGCATCTGTTCATCTAATTTACGGATATTTACCCATTTTATGCCAGGTAAAATATCAGCAATATATAAACTTGTTTACTGAATTTAAGTCAGTCCTTCAAGGTTGCTACAATGAACTTGGGTCAATTTATATTGGCAACATAAACAAACTAATATTTGAAAATCTTGATAATAATAACATAATTAAAGTTCAGTTCTGTTTGGGAAGTCATATCTATCATATGATGATAGATGAATTTCAAGACACAGACGAGGTGCAATGGGGGTGCTTAAAGAGATTTTGTGACGATCTAATGACAAGAAACGGCTCTATGTTTGCAGTAGGTGACATTAAACAATCAATTTATAGCTTTAGAGGCGCAGATTACAAGATTATGAAAGAAACAATAGATAAGCCAATGAAAAATACCTATCTCTTAAATTTAGAAAATAACTTTAGAAGCGATGGCGTACTAATTGAAAGTATTAGAAAATTTTTTCAAGAAGACATATTTGATCAAGTATCTACTGCGAATAACCTCTCAGGCTTAAGCGATTATTTGCAGTTTCCCTTAGAAGAAAGAAGCGATTTAGGTTTTTTCAAGACTCAGGTTGCATTTTTTGACAACACAGGAAGCGATGATGGCTTGGAAGATGGGCTTGATGACGATTACGATTTGAGGACAAAATTGCTAAATTTGTTGTCTGATTTAAATAAAAGATTTAAATTAAGCGATATTGCAATACTGACCCGATCAAATTCTCAGGTAAATGAAATTTCATCCTGGCTTTTGGAGGGTGGTTATAGCATTGTTTCAGAAAGCTCATTGGACATTAGAGATAGAAAGATAATTCAAGAGATTATATCACTGTTAAAATTTATCGAGTCTCCTGCTGATAATTTAAATTTTTCTACCTTTTTACTTAGTAAAGTAATGGAAAAGATCCTTCTTAGCGAAGGCATATCCCTAAACGAGATAAGAGAATTTCTATTTATCAATCGAGATAAGAATATATATACTGCTTTTAAGGATAATTATATCGAAATTTGGAATAAATACTTAAGAGAAATATATCTCAAATCAGGATATATCCCCATTTATAACTTGCTTATTTTGATATTTTCTACCTTCAAAATTTCATTTAATTTTCCAGAGGAATCAGCATATTTAGTAAAATTCTTAGAAATTGTTACCGAGATTGAATCTTCAGGTTATGTGGATATAAACAATTTGTTGCAGGCTGTTGAAAGGGAGAAGACCGATGTTTTCAAAGTGGAGATTTCTGGTTTCGGTGATGCTATTAGGCTAATGACTATTCACAAGGCTAAGGGGTTAGAATTTCCAGTAGTTATAAACATTGTAGATGCTGAAAGCAGTTTTGGCATTTCTGGAAAAAATAGATCTATTTCTAACCTTTTTGTGTTAAATGAAGATGATATTCGTAAGACTGGTGCTCCTACTAATGAGAGTCTTTCTTTGTTACATATTACTAAAGACCTTTCAGAAAAAAACGATCTTCTGGGGGAGGTTTTTTATAATGAGGAAGTTAATTGTATGATAGACGACTTGAATCTTTTATATGTGGCTATGACAAGGGCAAGGCACGAGCTTTATAACTTTTTGTGTTTTAGAAAAGAGAAAACCCTTGAAAATGTGAGAAAGCTTGTAAAAGAAATTGGGAGTATAAATAATTTTATCAATACTTCTTCAAAGAATGCAAGGCTTACTTGTTTAACCTTTGCTCAATCCTTTCTTAGGGATCCATTGAGGGAAGAAAAAAATTGGAAGAAGGAAGATATAGAAAGCATAAGAAGGGGTGTCTTGATTCATAAGATTTTAGAACAAATAAAGTTTAGAGAAGATTTAGTTAATTTAGATAAAATAATTCAAATTTATAAAAAAGATGTTGAACTTTTTGATGAAGAAGTTATGCAAAAAATTTTTGATGTGGTTTCAAAT
It includes:
- the pepV gene encoding dipeptidase PepV; protein product: MDYLSFVEGKKAEFLDDLKKILTYPSIMGEKVDGAPFGVEVRKCLDETLKIASRMGFKTFVVNDAVGVVEYGDSEDYVASLAHLDVVPVGDGWDSDPFVGRIEGDKIFARGTIDDKGPAIASLYSLYAIKELGAKIDKKIRLLFGTNEEEGSNDMPLYLAKEKPPIYAFSPDAEFPVIHSEKGMVFVRVSWKFDQKNDGVVVEEIVGGTKANVVPDKATAVLSNVDKEVVSNLIKEFEAQYPYKWNVQYDSKIRVQCQGISTHAAHPETGLNAVMGLIVFLSKLSLNSGVKNTFDWLAAYIDSETDAKKFGIFCEDKYGKLTFNVGIVDFKNSTLSLDINYRTPVTLDYDAINEKFVKIIGQTGAKIEFVLKDRPLFYPEDHFLVKTLLEIYRKHVNSTTPPLSIGGGTYSKHIPNTVSFGPLFEGKQDMCHEANEYASISDLITCSAIYAEAMVKLSVNK
- a CDS encoding oligopeptide transporter, OPT family: MEERKKLNYLNVSGEDYVPYISADKVIPEFTITAIAIGVFLAILFGAADAYLGMKAGLTVSASIPAAVMSMGVLKGIFRRGTILENTIAQTIASAGEAIASGVIFTLPALFIWGYNPGLLELNTMALLGGILGVVLMVPLRKLLIVNEHHNLPYPEGTACAEVLVAGDQGGSSAKTVFWGIGIGALYQFLMDGLGLWNESPDWGIPGLKGAGIGFDTLPALLGVGFIIGPKASFYMFAGGILSWLVLMPLISYFGSGLTTPIYPSTVPIAQMGYWALWSTYIRYVGAGAVAVGGFITLIRSLPTILGSFDATIKGLSKNKGTNVVKDIRTQRDTPFLILLIIVGIIFFYTALTPQFNIGFLGSFLMLIFAFFFTTVSSRIVGIIGSSSNPVSGMTIGTIILVAVIFRLCGWVGDTAMVATLITGALVCISICVAGDTSQDLKTAFLVGGTPRAQQYGMIIGAVASSFVIGSVLVMLGHAYGFGTKDLPAPQAMLMALIIKGVIGGTMPWALVAIGGFVAIAAELLGISVLAFAVGMYLPIPTSAAIATGGFLHLILSKTVNNKEKLRAKIEEGVLLNSGLIAGGSLMGVILAFLVYENINISVNFTWGGFVNPISLLFYFLLAIGVYVYLMNKKVEVE
- a CDS encoding PqqD family protein, whose amino-acid sequence is MFGFNKDKGNLLTMYPVKSVNVSDEMIDGQLRLTVYHAGFFRRIFEKWFPNYGKSFINLDKYGQFVWQHCDGNFTINDILINMQKQFDDNSEFALERLIVFIRILASNKLIKLMRTK
- a CDS encoding branched-chain amino acid aminotransferase produces the protein MDIAYTLKNASERRNEQFRPEGQLSFGQLRTDHMFLIDYENSNWKNPRVVPYSNIPIAPGAISIHYGQSLFEGAKAFMHDDGEIYTFRIDKNAKRLNVSADILCMPSLDEETQMKGVHALIDVDRLWFPLQEGASLYIRPFMFATEDSLGVHPSGKYIFCVILSPSGAYYPAGFTKPIKLLITKKFHRAVSGGTGAAKASGNYAASLKAGEFAKKFGASQVLFLDSENKYIEEAGAMNHFHVEKDGTVVIPEFTDTILKSITSESIIELQKEIGLKVVQRRVPLDEFIESVKSGDIVEAGGFGTAAVISSVGEYVFEDGSSITVGDGKVGKFAKQIYEYYVGVQTGKIKGPNGWLKKVERNSLG
- a CDS encoding UvrD-helicase domain-containing protein codes for the protein MGDERVRLSSLQRDDELTFPHFYVVSASAGSGKTYTLSIRFCQFLLSTNISNNALPNIIALTFTKNAANEMKQRILEWLKKINLGLLNEPDKKNLTALLYDSLEDIMLHSEKAIDLIFENFSEFQVSTIDSFMAKIFRVLPFETNILANNIKIDSDEIFDFAIDRLIQEIEFQKLEEYLRINETNNIINFNPKEEIKKNLLDLLNLENKKLGYFKENKNIEPSINEVKRLMKYLASLAEQGLKKGLALNGKIHEEKFIKLIDKLNNPEINIVGIIRKIYKSFPFNKEKSDIYSHLKKEWDASVHLIYGYLPILCQVKYQQYINLFTEFKSVLQGCYNELGSIYIGNINKLIFENLDNNNIIKVQFCLGSHIYHMMIDEFQDTDEVQWGCLKRFCDDLMTRNGSMFAVGDIKQSIYSFRGADYKIMKETIDKPMKNTYLLNLENNFRSDGVLIESIRKFFQEDIFDQVSTANNLSGLSDYLQFPLEERSDLGFFKTQVAFFDNTGSDDGLEDGLDDDYDLRTKLLNLLSDLNKRFKLSDIAILTRSNSQVNEISSWLLEGGYSIVSESSLDIRDRKIIQEIISLLKFIESPADNLNFSTFLLSKVMEKILLSEGISLNEIREFLFINRDKNIYTAFKDNYIEIWNKYLREIYLKSGYIPIYNLLILIFSTFKISFNFPEESAYLVKFLEIVTEIESSGYVDINNLLQAVEREKTDVFKVEISGFGDAIRLMTIHKAKGLEFPVVINIVDAESSFGISGKNRSISNLFVLNEDDIRKTGAPTNESLSLLHITKDLSEKNDLLGEVFYNEEVNCMIDDLNLLYVAMTRARHELYNFLCFRKEKTLENVRKLVKEIGSINNFINTSSKNARLTCLTFAQSFLRDPLREEKNWKKEDIESIRRGVLIHKILEQIKFREDLVNLDKIIQIYKKDVELFDEEVMQKIFDVVSNEKFQRYFSNESKIYTEVDFVDKRGRVFRIDRLVVDRDTIYVVDYKTGIKEYYKNLEKEKYYKQIRQYMKIIYDVYKKDTIGVILDIDNLSEEIVYKND